From Vagococcus jeotgali, one genomic window encodes:
- the cydB gene encoding cytochrome d ubiquinol oxidase subunit II — MTGLEFLWFILVGILFIGFFFLDGFDFGVGMSVKLLARNKRERDQVIQTIGPVWETNQVWLITAGGAMFASFPDWYASLFSGFYLILLFILVGLIIRGVSFKFRSSSENAKERNLWEWTFLIGSLLAPFLFGMLFIDLVQGLPLDASKNVMHATFTDYVNLFAIIGGVAMTLISYLHGLNYLRLKTEGVIRERALASAKKLYPALFVGLILFAIFAFIKTDFFTERFTSSLILLILIVIFAVMAAYGTYKNKEVLSFISTGLIFAGIVAFLFNGLFPRVMIGQNPEYSMLIADSASTPYTLKVMTIVTCILLPIVLIYSGWSYKKFSKRVKIDR; from the coding sequence ATGACAGGTTTAGAATTTTTATGGTTTATTTTAGTTGGGATCTTGTTCATAGGCTTCTTCTTCTTAGATGGGTTTGATTTTGGTGTTGGTATGAGTGTGAAGTTACTTGCTAGAAACAAACGTGAGCGTGATCAAGTGATTCAAACAATTGGACCTGTTTGGGAAACTAACCAAGTCTGGTTGATCACAGCTGGTGGAGCAATGTTTGCTTCATTTCCTGATTGGTATGCATCACTATTTAGTGGTTTCTATTTAATTTTACTCTTTATTTTAGTTGGTTTAATTATCCGCGGGGTATCATTTAAATTTAGAAGTAGCTCTGAAAATGCTAAAGAACGTAACCTTTGGGAGTGGACATTCCTTATTGGTAGTTTACTAGCACCATTCTTATTTGGAATGCTATTTATTGATTTAGTTCAAGGTTTACCACTTGATGCGTCTAAAAACGTGATGCACGCCACGTTTACTGATTACGTGAATTTATTTGCGATTATTGGTGGGGTTGCGATGACGTTAATTAGTTATTTACATGGTTTAAACTATTTACGTTTAAAAACAGAAGGGGTTATTCGTGAGCGTGCTCTAGCGAGTGCTAAAAAATTATACCCAGCTTTATTTGTTGGTTTAATTTTGTTTGCCATCTTCGCTTTCATTAAAACAGATTTCTTTACAGAAAGATTTACATCATCACTAATTTTACTAATCTTAATCGTCATCTTTGCTGTTATGGCAGCATATGGCACGTATAAAAATAAAGAAGTGTTATCATTTATCTCTACTGGTTTAATTTTTGCAGGTATTGTAGCCTTCTTATTCAACGGGTTATTCCCACGTGTTATGATTGGTCAAAATCCAGAATATAGTATGCTTATTGCTGATTCAGCAAGCACACCATATACATTAAAAGTGATGACGATTGTCACTTGTATTTTACTACCAATTGTTTTAATTTATTCAGGTTGGAGCTACAAGAAATTTTCAAAACGCGTTAAAATTGATAGATAA
- a CDS encoding cytochrome ubiquinol oxidase subunit I encodes MDITSLARFQFGMTTVFHFFFVPMSIGLAFAVAIMETMYVVKKDKIYKDMAKFWGNLFLLSFAVGVVTGIIQEFQFGMNWSEYSRFMGDIFGAPLAVEALLAFFLESTFIGLWMFGWDKFSPKVHVVFIWLVSLGTVLSALWILAANSFMQHPVAYKINEASNRAELTSFSGLLKNHQLWLEFPHVVFGAVVTGGFIVAGASAWKMLKGSDTEFFKKSMNIGLILGLVGSILTIGAGHQQMIVVGEDQPMKFAAMEGIYEDTGSPAPWNIVAGIDTKNKETKWEISVPYMLTLLGGQESYVGMDQASKDLHDEYDAKFGTDMNYYVPVKTLFWGFRFMAGFGTLMALMAVVGLILLHKDKLEKIRWLLWLFVAGITFPFISNTFGWLITEMGRAPWTVYGLFTIEDSVSPGVSATSLLISNITYFVLFAFLGFVMFIFAKRFVKKGPYYVDPSEARKAGIDPFAKEVF; translated from the coding sequence ATGGATATAACAAGTTTAGCACGTTTTCAATTTGGGATGACGACAGTCTTTCACTTTTTCTTTGTGCCTATGTCTATTGGACTAGCATTTGCAGTTGCAATTATGGAGACTATGTATGTAGTCAAAAAGGATAAAATATATAAAGATATGGCAAAATTTTGGGGGAATTTATTCCTTTTAAGTTTTGCTGTTGGGGTAGTCACAGGGATTATTCAGGAGTTTCAGTTTGGTATGAACTGGTCTGAATACTCACGTTTTATGGGGGATATATTCGGGGCACCTCTTGCGGTTGAAGCGCTTTTAGCTTTCTTCTTAGAATCAACATTTATTGGTTTATGGATGTTTGGTTGGGATAAATTTAGTCCTAAGGTTCATGTGGTATTTATTTGGTTAGTATCACTTGGGACAGTATTATCTGCTTTATGGATTTTAGCTGCGAACTCATTTATGCAGCACCCAGTAGCTTACAAAATCAATGAAGCTTCAAATCGTGCAGAGCTAACTAGTTTTTCAGGTTTATTAAAAAATCATCAGTTGTGGCTTGAGTTTCCACATGTGGTCTTTGGAGCAGTTGTTACAGGTGGGTTTATCGTAGCGGGTGCCTCAGCTTGGAAAATGTTAAAAGGAAGCGACACAGAATTCTTTAAAAAATCAATGAATATTGGACTTATTTTAGGTTTAGTAGGTTCTATTTTAACAATTGGTGCTGGGCATCAACAAATGATTGTCGTTGGTGAAGATCAGCCAATGAAATTTGCTGCTATGGAAGGTATTTATGAGGATACAGGCTCACCTGCTCCTTGGAATATTGTAGCAGGAATTGATACTAAAAATAAAGAAACAAAATGGGAAATTTCAGTACCATATATGTTAACTTTATTAGGTGGTCAAGAAAGTTATGTGGGAATGGATCAAGCAAGTAAAGACCTACATGATGAGTATGACGCAAAATTTGGAACAGATATGAATTATTATGTACCAGTTAAGACTTTGTTCTGGGGCTTTAGATTCATGGCAGGATTTGGGACTTTAATGGCCTTAATGGCTGTTGTAGGATTAATCCTTCTGCATAAAGATAAGTTAGAGAAGATAAGATGGTTATTATGGCTATTTGTAGCAGGTATTACCTTCCCGTTCATCTCAAATACCTTTGGTTGGTTAATTACTGAGATGGGCCGTGCGCCGTGGACTGTTTACGGATTATTCACCATTGAAGACAGTGTCTCACCTGGTGTTAGTGCTACGTCACTGTTAATTAGTAATATTACTTACTTTGTCTTATTTGCTTTCTTAGGTTTTGTGATGTTTATTTTTGCAAAACGTTTTGTTAAAAAAGGACCTTACTACGTAGACCCTTCAGAGGCTCGTAAGGCTGGTATTGATCCGTTTGCTAAGGAGGTATTCTAA
- the gor gene encoding glutathione-disulfide reductase translates to MEQFDYIVIGGGSGGIASANRAGMYGARVLLIEGQALGGTCVNVGCVPKKVMWQASEVSTTLKKEAYDYGFDVTTHGFDMARLVEKRDKYIDRLHGVYMRGLESNKVTVIKGYARFEDNNTVEVNGERYQADNILIATGGEIVRPNIPGAEYGIDSDGFFKLTELPKRVVVVGAGYIAVEIAGVLHGLGSETHLAFRKETFLRDFDSIVINGLTESYEKQGIHLHAHSVLKQVEKVEGGYVITFENGNTIEADDIIWTIGRKPRLDHINLEKTGVELTDEGAIKVDKYQNTTQPGIYAVGDVIDKINLTPVAIAAGRQLSERLFNGKTDAHIDYHTVPTVVFSHPAIGTVGLTEEEARQKYGEDVKVYTSKFTPMQYAITDFRDKCSMKLVCVGESEKVVGLHGVGVGMDEILQGFAVAIKMGATKEDFDKTVAIHPTSAEEFVTMR, encoded by the coding sequence ATGGAACAATTTGATTATATTGTAATTGGTGGAGGAAGTGGTGGTATTGCTTCTGCTAATCGTGCTGGAATGTACGGAGCACGTGTGTTATTAATTGAAGGGCAAGCCCTTGGGGGAACGTGTGTGAATGTGGGTTGTGTCCCTAAAAAAGTGATGTGGCAAGCTTCAGAAGTTAGTACGACACTTAAAAAAGAAGCCTATGACTATGGTTTTGATGTGACTACTCACGGATTTGACATGGCTCGTTTAGTTGAGAAGCGAGATAAATATATCGACCGTTTACATGGTGTATATATGCGTGGTTTAGAAAGTAACAAGGTGACAGTCATTAAAGGGTATGCTCGTTTTGAAGATAACAATACGGTAGAAGTTAACGGGGAGCGTTACCAGGCTGATAATATTTTAATAGCAACAGGTGGTGAGATTGTTCGCCCTAATATTCCTGGTGCTGAGTATGGTATTGATTCAGATGGGTTCTTTAAGTTAACTGAACTACCAAAACGCGTGGTGGTTGTTGGTGCAGGCTATATTGCAGTTGAGATTGCTGGAGTGCTTCACGGGTTAGGAAGTGAGACTCATCTGGCATTTAGAAAAGAAACCTTTTTAAGGGATTTTGATTCAATTGTCATCAATGGTTTGACTGAGAGTTATGAGAAACAAGGCATTCATTTACATGCTCACTCTGTTCTAAAACAAGTGGAAAAAGTTGAGGGTGGTTACGTGATCACGTTTGAGAATGGGAATACGATTGAAGCAGACGATATTATTTGGACAATTGGTAGAAAACCCCGACTAGATCATATTAACTTGGAAAAAACAGGTGTTGAATTGACAGATGAAGGTGCTATTAAAGTAGATAAGTATCAAAATACAACACAACCTGGTATTTATGCTGTGGGTGATGTGATTGATAAAATTAATTTAACGCCAGTAGCCATTGCAGCAGGTCGTCAGTTATCTGAGCGTCTATTTAATGGTAAAACCGATGCCCATATTGATTATCATACAGTGCCAACGGTCGTATTCTCTCACCCTGCTATTGGAACAGTTGGTCTAACAGAAGAAGAAGCTCGTCAAAAATATGGTGAGGATGTGAAGGTCTATACGTCTAAATTCACGCCAATGCAATATGCGATTACTGATTTTAGAGATAAATGTTCAATGAAGTTAGTTTGTGTGGGTGAGTCAGAGAAGGTTGTTGGTCTTCACGGTGTGGGTGTTGGTATGGATGAGATATTACAAGGTTTTGCTGTAGCTATTAAAATGGGTGCAACAAAAGAGGATTTTGACAAGACCGTTGCTATTCATCCAACAAGTGCTGAAGAGTTTGTGACGATGCGCTAA
- a CDS encoding peptidase U32 family protein gives MTTKLKRPEVLAPAGTLEKLKTAIHYGADAVYIGGNAYGLRSRAGNFTYDEMAEGVAFAKEHGAKVYVAANMVTHEGDAKGVGEFFRAIRDVGISAVIVSDPALIEICITEAPGLPVHLSTQSSATNFETLEFWKDEGLERVVLGREVSMDEVAAIRENTDIEIEAFIHGAMCISYSGRCTLSNHMSMRDANRGGCSQSCRWKYDLYDMPFGEERRTRTNTGEVSEPFSMSAVDMSMIEHIPDLIQNGVDSFKIEGRMKSIHYVSTVSNVYKKAVDSYMEDPENYVCKQEWIDELWKVAQRELATGFYYHTPTDEEQLFGERRKIPVYKFIGEVLSYDTETGIATIRQRNHFRLGDEIEFYGPGFTHFEQNIAIMWNEDGIEIEKAPNAMMIVKMPVVHPVKPGDMIRKKK, from the coding sequence ATGACAACAAAGTTAAAACGTCCTGAAGTATTAGCACCAGCTGGAACATTAGAAAAATTAAAAACAGCGATTCATTACGGAGCAGATGCAGTTTATATTGGCGGTAACGCATATGGTCTTAGAAGTCGTGCTGGTAATTTTACTTATGATGAGATGGCAGAAGGTGTAGCTTTTGCTAAAGAGCACGGAGCTAAAGTGTATGTCGCGGCTAATATGGTAACTCATGAGGGAGATGCCAAAGGAGTTGGTGAATTTTTTAGAGCAATCAGAGATGTGGGAATTAGTGCTGTGATTGTTTCAGACCCAGCTCTCATTGAAATTTGTATTACAGAAGCACCAGGATTACCTGTTCACTTGTCTACCCAGTCTTCAGCTACAAATTTTGAGACTTTAGAGTTTTGGAAAGATGAAGGTTTGGAGCGTGTGGTGTTGGGGCGAGAAGTATCGATGGATGAGGTAGCTGCTATTAGGGAAAACACAGATATTGAAATCGAAGCCTTTATTCACGGAGCGATGTGTATTTCTTATTCAGGTAGATGTACGTTATCTAATCACATGTCTATGCGAGATGCCAACCGTGGTGGCTGTTCTCAGTCTTGCCGCTGGAAGTATGATTTATATGATATGCCGTTTGGTGAGGAACGCAGAACAAGAACGAATACTGGTGAAGTTAGTGAGCCGTTTTCAATGAGTGCTGTGGATATGTCGATGATTGAACATATTCCTGATTTGATTCAAAATGGTGTGGATAGTTTTAAAATCGAAGGGCGGATGAAATCTATTCATTATGTGTCTACGGTATCAAACGTGTATAAAAAAGCTGTGGATAGTTATATGGAAGACCCTGAAAACTATGTCTGTAAACAAGAGTGGATTGATGAGTTATGGAAAGTAGCACAACGTGAGCTGGCAACTGGTTTTTACTATCATACACCAACAGATGAGGAACAGTTATTTGGTGAGCGTCGAAAAATCCCTGTTTATAAGTTTATTGGTGAAGTCTTGTCTTATGACACAGAGACAGGTATTGCAACGATTAGACAACGTAATCATTTTAGGTTAGGTGATGAGATTGAATTTTACGGTCCAGGATTTACCCATTTTGAGCAAAATATTGCTATAATGTGGAATGAAGACGGAATTGAGATAGAAAAGGCACCAAATGCCATGATGATTGTAAAAATGCCCGTTGTTCACCCAGTCAAACCTGGAGATATGATTCGTAAGAAAAAATAA
- a CDS encoding peptidase U32 family protein — MIEISTSVESLEQAKRLVTLDIDVLYVGEEEFGLRLPYNFTRSELKEVVKLAHKHDKKVRVAVNAIMHPEKMEKIPEYLAYLESINVDDIVVGDPGVIYVLRRDGYNLPFIYDAATMVTSSRQINFWAKKGARGAVLAREIPFLELEEIAKEASVFCEVLVYGATCIHHSKRPLVSNYYSFTKQKDGVGKSKGLFISEPKEEDTHYSIYEDQHGTHIFATNDVDLMLETSDLTSAGLTHWKLNGMYTPGEDYLKILECFIEAKHLIETGKWSTDEVSRLQEVIEAHHPVGRGLDTGFYYLNPDEIR, encoded by the coding sequence ATGATTGAGATAAGTACAAGTGTTGAGTCACTTGAGCAGGCCAAAAGATTAGTAACATTAGATATTGATGTGTTATATGTAGGAGAAGAAGAGTTTGGTTTAAGGTTGCCATACAATTTCACAAGGTCTGAATTAAAAGAAGTAGTAAAATTGGCACATAAGCATGATAAGAAAGTTAGGGTAGCAGTGAATGCTATTATGCATCCTGAAAAAATGGAAAAAATTCCTGAGTATTTGGCTTATTTAGAGTCAATTAATGTAGATGATATTGTAGTGGGTGACCCTGGTGTGATCTATGTGTTAAGACGAGATGGGTATAATTTACCTTTTATTTATGATGCAGCAACGATGGTGACAAGTTCTCGCCAAATTAATTTTTGGGCAAAAAAAGGAGCTAGGGGGGCTGTATTAGCTCGTGAAATACCTTTTTTAGAATTAGAGGAGATTGCTAAAGAAGCTAGTGTATTTTGTGAAGTGTTAGTGTACGGAGCAACATGTATCCACCACTCAAAGCGACCACTTGTTTCTAATTATTATTCATTTACAAAACAAAAAGATGGTGTGGGAAAATCTAAAGGATTATTTATCTCAGAGCCAAAAGAAGAAGACACTCATTATTCAATTTATGAGGATCAACATGGTACCCATATTTTTGCAACAAATGATGTTGATTTAATGCTTGAGACAAGTGATTTAACAAGTGCTGGGTTGACTCATTGGAAATTAAACGGGATGTATACTCCAGGTGAGGATTATTTGAAGATTTTAGAGTGTTTTATTGAAGCGAAGCATTTAATTGAGACAGGTAAGTGGAGTACGGATGAGGTGAGTCGTTTACAAGAGGTAATTGAAGCACATCATCCAGTTGGTAGAGGGTTAGATACAGGATTTTATTATTTAAATCCAGATGAGATTAGGTAA
- a CDS encoding ATP-dependent Clp protease ATP-binding subunit: protein MAELFTKRAEKVLDYAQESAKFFKQASVGTEHLLIGLMMESKGIGGKVLRQLPIDIEDVRDEIELTSQYGDYKVKKGVLLPYSPRAKDVLAFAKEEAMRSKAPSIGTEHILLGLVKEEDILAARILTNFGVELTEVRQTIYERIGAIDQNKNGKKKSISVPHGPNGSTPTLDSLARDLTARAREKKLDPLIGRDIEVQRLVQILSRRTKNNPVLVGEPGVGKTAIAEGLAQRIVDGKVPKDMINKRLMMLDMGSVVAGTKYRGEFEDRMKRLIDEIYQDGEVILFIDELHTLIGAGGAEGAIDASNILKPALARGELQTIGATTLDEYQKYIEKDSALERRFAKILVDEPTEEETIQILEGLKSQYETHHGVAITDEAIEAAARLSVRYISDRQLPDKAIDLMDEAAAKLRLEHSQKPSPIVVQQDKLATIYKEKEQAIIEQNFDKVVSIREQEQKELDKLDKLVKKQEENRHSYDAKVTEENIISVVSQTTGIPLNQLDKKDSEKLLDLENTLHKRVIGQDEAVATVSKAIRRAHSGLKDPNRPIGSFMFLGPTGVGKTELAKTIADVVFGSEDALIRVDMSEFMEKHSTSRLVGSPPGYVGYDEGGQLTEKIRQKPYSVILLDEVEKAHPDVFNILLQVLDDGHLTDAKGRKVDFKNTIIIMTSNIGATALRDEKTVGFGIGDKTTSHKAMKSRIIEELKKAFRPEFLNRVDETIVFHSLDKEELHQIVKILSKDIITRLKEQEITLKLTPAAIDVISQEGFDPEYGARPIRRALQKEIEDRLSELLLSGELETGDTVTLGATKGNITTKVKKTVLN, encoded by the coding sequence ATGGCTGAATTATTTACAAAAAGAGCGGAGAAAGTATTGGATTATGCTCAAGAAAGTGCTAAGTTTTTTAAACAAGCATCAGTTGGTACAGAGCATTTACTTATTGGCTTAATGATGGAAAGTAAAGGAATAGGTGGTAAAGTTCTAAGACAACTTCCTATTGATATAGAAGATGTTAGAGACGAAATTGAGTTAACTTCTCAGTATGGTGATTATAAAGTTAAAAAAGGTGTTCTTTTACCATACTCTCCTCGTGCAAAAGATGTGTTAGCTTTTGCTAAGGAAGAGGCAATGCGTAGTAAAGCTCCAAGTATTGGTACAGAGCATATTCTTTTAGGACTTGTTAAAGAAGAAGATATTTTAGCTGCTAGAATTTTAACCAATTTTGGTGTGGAATTGACAGAAGTGAGACAGACTATTTATGAGCGAATAGGGGCTATTGATCAGAATAAGAATGGGAAGAAAAAGAGTATATCAGTACCCCATGGGCCCAATGGTAGTACGCCAACTCTTGACTCATTAGCTAGGGATTTGACAGCGAGGGCTAGGGAGAAGAAATTAGATCCTTTAATTGGTCGTGATATAGAAGTTCAACGCCTTGTTCAAATACTAAGTCGTAGAACAAAAAATAATCCTGTTCTAGTTGGGGAACCTGGTGTTGGTAAAACAGCTATTGCTGAAGGATTAGCTCAACGTATAGTTGATGGTAAAGTTCCTAAAGATATGATTAACAAGCGTTTAATGATGCTTGATATGGGTTCAGTAGTCGCTGGGACTAAATATCGTGGTGAATTTGAGGACCGTATGAAGCGCTTGATCGATGAAATTTATCAAGATGGTGAAGTAATTTTATTTATTGATGAATTACATACTTTAATTGGAGCTGGAGGGGCAGAAGGGGCCATTGATGCTTCGAATATTTTAAAACCTGCCTTAGCTCGTGGTGAATTACAAACAATTGGTGCGACAACACTTGATGAGTATCAAAAATACATTGAAAAAGATTCTGCTCTAGAGCGTCGCTTTGCTAAAATTTTAGTAGATGAACCTACTGAAGAAGAAACAATTCAGATTTTAGAGGGATTGAAATCACAATATGAAACACATCACGGTGTAGCCATAACTGACGAAGCTATTGAAGCAGCAGCTAGGTTATCAGTGCGATATATTAGTGATCGTCAATTGCCAGATAAAGCAATTGATTTAATGGATGAAGCAGCAGCTAAGCTTAGATTAGAGCATTCACAAAAACCATCTCCAATTGTTGTACAACAAGATAAATTAGCTACTATTTATAAAGAAAAAGAACAAGCGATTATTGAGCAAAATTTTGATAAGGTTGTCAGTATTAGAGAGCAAGAACAAAAAGAGCTAGATAAGTTGGATAAACTAGTGAAAAAGCAAGAAGAGAATCGTCACTCTTATGATGCAAAAGTAACAGAGGAAAATATTATTTCAGTTGTTTCTCAAACGACTGGTATTCCTTTGAATCAGCTTGATAAAAAAGATAGTGAGAAGTTACTTGACTTAGAAAATACTTTACATAAACGTGTGATAGGTCAAGATGAGGCAGTTGCTACTGTTTCTAAGGCGATCAGACGTGCTCATAGTGGCTTGAAAGACCCTAATAGACCAATTGGCTCATTTATGTTCTTAGGGCCTACTGGGGTAGGTAAAACTGAGTTAGCTAAGACTATTGCGGATGTAGTATTTGGTTCTGAGGATGCTCTTATTAGAGTGGATATGTCTGAATTTATGGAAAAACATAGCACTAGCCGTTTAGTCGGCTCACCTCCTGGTTATGTTGGTTATGATGAAGGTGGCCAATTAACTGAAAAAATTCGTCAAAAACCATATTCTGTTATTTTACTTGATGAGGTAGAGAAGGCTCATCCAGATGTGTTTAATATTTTATTACAAGTCTTAGATGATGGCCATCTGACCGATGCTAAGGGTCGAAAAGTTGATTTTAAGAATACAATTATCATTATGACTTCAAATATTGGAGCAACTGCTCTGCGTGATGAAAAAACTGTTGGTTTTGGCATAGGTGATAAAACGACTTCTCATAAAGCTATGAAATCTCGTATTATAGAAGAGCTTAAAAAGGCTTTCCGTCCTGAATTTTTAAATCGTGTGGATGAGACGATTGTTTTCCATTCATTGGATAAAGAAGAATTACATCAAATTGTAAAAATATTAAGTAAAGATATTATCACTAGATTAAAAGAACAAGAGATTACATTAAAATTAACACCTGCAGCAATTGATGTGATTAGTCAAGAAGGGTTTGATCCTGAGTACGGAGCAAGGCCAATTCGCCGTGCTTTGCAAAAAGAAATTGAAGATAGGTTAAGTGAGTTACTACTATCTGGTGAGCTTGAAACAGGGGATACAGTGACTCTTGGTGCGACAAAAGGTAACATAACGACAAAGGTAAAAAAAACAGTTTTAAATTAA
- a CDS encoding CtsR family transcriptional regulator codes for MSNKNMSDIIEQYLKELLEQEDVIEIRRSEIAEHFNCVPSQINYVINTRFTVPKGYKVESKRGGGGYIRIVKVNLFNHHHSFQNVSQVIGTKLSESEGIAILDGLYHSEFITKRERDLLNTVLKLNGVSRSVEEQILRASLMSDLLERLGYEE; via the coding sequence ATGAGTAATAAAAACATGTCTGATATTATCGAGCAGTATTTAAAAGAGCTATTAGAACAAGAAGATGTTATTGAAATTCGACGATCTGAAATAGCAGAACATTTTAATTGTGTACCATCTCAAATTAATTATGTTATTAACACACGTTTTACAGTTCCTAAAGGATATAAAGTTGAAAGTAAGCGTGGTGGTGGTGGTTATATTAGAATTGTGAAAGTCAATTTATTTAATCACCATCATAGTTTTCAGAATGTGTCTCAGGTAATTGGTACTAAGTTGAGTGAGAGTGAAGGTATTGCTATTCTAGATGGTTTATACCACAGTGAATTTATAACAAAACGTGAGCGTGATTTACTTAATACTGTTTTAAAATTAAATGGTGTAAGTAGATCAGTTGAAGAACAGATATTAAGAGCTAGCTTAATGTCTGATTTATTGGAAAGATTAGGTTATGAAGAATAG